In Candidatus Sulfurimonas marisnigri, a single genomic region encodes these proteins:
- a CDS encoding HD domain-containing phosphohydrolase encodes MVNAKELKEITKNLTLLYVEDEDDLRVSVEGYLSKLFAKVVCATNGREGLDYYKNGQYDIVMTDIQMPLMDGLEMSKKIKEINPNQEIIITSAYGETIYFLESIRIGVNGYIIKPIDYMQMNQELYKSTLKLVSFKENVNYKLHLEDMVTERTEKILAMEDERTRNFENTILSFVEMIEDRDTYTGGHSQRVASYAKLIAKEMGQSDEDCELLYVAGMMHDIGKIATPDTILLKPGKLNDIEYELIKEHATVGYELLNKIPMYKKHAEIVRHHHERYDGKGYPQGLAGEEIPLLSHILLVADAFDSMTTNRIYKGRKNIDKAVEELDTFSGMQFHPDVVKSAIKVLSKIDIDTLITQLPQTEIEKERFSYFFRDQITDAYNKQYLDFILERNILKEYVCVNKLYLHNFNQYNQKNSWEEGDVFLNKFVTYLHKSYPLSTVFRVNGDDFVLMNKEHIEIDVKEFEALDFIQNANVNISVMHFDLRKKNISNKRELEEALLKAEQDD; translated from the coding sequence ATGGTAAATGCTAAAGAACTAAAAGAGATTACAAAAAATCTAACACTTCTTTATGTAGAAGATGAAGATGATTTAAGAGTATCAGTAGAGGGTTATTTAAGTAAACTTTTTGCTAAAGTTGTTTGTGCCACAAATGGTAGAGAAGGGTTGGATTACTACAAAAATGGTCAATACGATATTGTAATGACTGATATACAGATGCCACTTATGGATGGCTTGGAGATGTCAAAAAAGATAAAAGAGATTAATCCTAATCAGGAGATTATTATTACCTCTGCATATGGGGAGACCATTTACTTCCTTGAGTCAATCCGAATAGGGGTTAATGGCTATATTATAAAGCCTATTGATTACATGCAAATGAACCAAGAGCTATATAAGTCAACGTTAAAACTAGTTAGCTTCAAAGAAAATGTAAACTATAAACTACACCTTGAAGATATGGTTACAGAGCGAACAGAAAAAATCTTGGCTATGGAAGATGAGAGAACAAGAAACTTTGAAAATACAATATTATCATTTGTTGAGATGATTGAAGACCGCGACACATATACCGGTGGACACTCTCAGCGTGTAGCTAGCTATGCTAAACTAATTGCAAAAGAGATGGGTCAAAGTGATGAAGATTGTGAACTTCTCTATGTGGCTGGTATGATGCACGATATTGGTAAAATTGCTACACCAGATACAATACTGCTTAAACCTGGGAAACTAAATGACATAGAGTATGAATTAATCAAAGAACATGCAACGGTTGGTTATGAACTTCTTAATAAAATTCCTATGTATAAGAAACATGCAGAGATAGTTAGACATCACCATGAGAGATATGACGGTAAAGGCTATCCGCAAGGTCTTGCAGGTGAAGAAATTCCATTACTCTCTCATATCTTACTTGTTGCGGATGCCTTTGACTCTATGACAACAAATCGTATTTATAAAGGGCGTAAAAATATTGACAAAGCAGTAGAAGAGCTTGATACGTTCTCTGGTATGCAGTTTCATCCAGATGTTGTCAAAAGTGCAATAAAAGTTCTTTCAAAAATAGATATAGATACTTTAATAACGCAATTACCTCAAACAGAGATTGAAAAAGAGCGCTTCTCCTATTTTTTCCGTGACCAAATAACAGATGCCTATAATAAACAGTATCTTGATTTTATATTAGAGCGTAATATCCTAAAAGAATATGTATGTGTTAATAAGTTATATCTTCATAACTTTAATCAATATAATCAAAAAAACAGTTGGGAGGAGGGTGATGTGTTTTTAAATAAATTTGTTACTTATTTACACAAAAGCTACCCTTTATCAACAGTTTTTAGAGTCAATGGCGATGATTTTGTATTAATGAATAAAGAGCATATAGAGATTGATGTAAAAGAGTTTGAAGCGCTAGATTTTATACAAAATGCTAATGTTAATATAAGTGTTATGCATTTCGACTTAAGAAAAAAGAATATATCAAATAA